A genomic stretch from Falco naumanni isolate bFalNau1 chromosome 4, bFalNau1.pat, whole genome shotgun sequence includes:
- the RFT1 gene encoding protein RFT1 homolog, giving the protein MASQDVLSQTARLASSSAVLQVLFRGVTFGLNAFTLRYLSRELIGVVNVRLTLLYSTVVFLAREAFRRACLSGSTKRNWTKTINLLWLTVPFGVFWSIFLGLVWLHFLEVPDPSVVPHYQAGVVAFGLSAIIELLGEPFWVLAQAHLLVRLKVIAESLSVVSKCILTVILVVLYPQWGLYIFSLAQLLYASVLVMCYVIYFGMFLGSPEATKKSFPVARLKALLPNLVEDETFVNWKEARLTWSFFKQSFLKQILTEGERYVMTFLNVLNFGDQGVYDIVSNLGSLVARFIFLPIEESFYVFFAKVLERGKTVKDQKQDDIAMAANVLELLLKLVLLIGLTITVFGYAYSQLALDIYGGSMLSSGTGPDLLRCYSLYVLFLAINGVTECFTFASMCKEEVDRYNFVMLALSFTFLCISYFLTHWHGSVGFILANCFNMGIRIAHSIHYIYDYFKESTYRPLTGLLPSPVLVLVYIISGVITGFSEVFFCCSKGWMARLIHVGMGALCFAATFITMFCTETKLIHFARSQFLYRYMKKGT; this is encoded by the exons ATGGCTTCGCAGGACGTGCTCAGCCAGACCGCCCGGCTGGCCTCCTCCAGCGCCGTGCTGCAG GTGCTGTTCCGGGGGGTCACCTTCGGGCTGAACGCCTTCACTCTGCGCTACCTCTCCAGGGAGCTCATCGGCGTGGTCAACGTGAG GCTAACTCTGCTGTATTCAACAGTTGTCTTCCTTGCCAGGGAGGCATTTCGCAGAGCTTGCTTGAGTGGAAGTACAAAGCGAAACTGGACCAAAACAATTAATCTATTGTGGCTGAC AGTCCcttttggtgtgttttggtCTATTTTCTTGGGCTTAGTCTGGCTACACTTTCTTGAAGTACCTGATCCTTCTGTGGTTCCTCATTATCAGGCTGGTGTGGTGGCATTTGGTCTTTCTGCAATTATCGAACTTCTGGGAGAACCATTCTGGGTTTTAGCACAAGCTCATTTGTTGGTGAGACTTAAG GTAATTGCTGAAAGCCTTTCAGTAGTGTCAAAATGCATTTTGACAGTTATTTTAGTAGTCCTTTATCCTCAGTGGGGCCTCTACATTTTTTCCTTGGCTCAG CTTTTGTATGCCAGTGTTCTGGTAATGTGCtatgttatttattttgggATGTTTTTGGGATCTCCTGAAGCCACAAAGAAGTCATTTCCTGTTGCTAGATTGAAAGCTCTATTACCTAACTTGGTGGAAGATGAG ACCTTTGTTAACTGGAAGGAAGCACGGTTGACTTGGAGTTTCTTCAAACAATCCTTCTTGAAACAGATTTTGACAGAGG GTGAACGATACGTGATGACTTTTTTGAACGTATTAAATTTTGGAGATCAGG gtgtATATGATATTGTGAGTAATCTTGGTTCACTGGTGGCCAGGTTTATCTTCCTGCCTATTGAGGAGAGTTTTTATGTCTTTTTCGCTAAAGTGTTGGAAAGAGGGAAGACTGTAAAGGATCAgaagcag gatgatATTGCTATGGCTGCAAATGTATTAGAATTGCTGTTGAAACTTGTGCTTCTGATTGGCCTTACCATCACGGTGTTTGGCTATGCCTATTCTCAGCTGGCTCTGGATATTTATGGAGGCTCAATGCTGAGTTCTGGAACAG GTCCAGATCTCCTCCGATGTTACTCATTATATGTCCTATTTCTTGCTATCAATGGAGTAACAGAGTGTTTTACTTTTGCTTCGATGTGCAAAGAAGAGGTGGACAG gtaCAATTTTGTTATGCTGGCCTTGtctttcacatttctgtgcaTCTCTTATTTCTTGACCCACTGGCATGGCAGTGTAGGCTTTATCCTTGCCAACTGCTTTAACATGGGTATTCGAATAGCTCACAGCATCCACTATATCTATGATTACTTCAAAGAAAGCACTTACAGACCTTTGACAGGCTTGCTTCCATCGCCGGTTTTGGTGCTCGTTTATATCATAAGTGGAGTAATCACCGGTTTCTCAGAG GTattcttctgctgcagcaagggTTGGATGGCAAGGCTGATTCATGTTGGCATGGGCGCCCTGTGCTTTGCAGCAACCTTCATTACTATGTTCTGCACAGAGACCAAGCTGATCCACTTTGCCAGAAGCCAGTTCCTCTATCGGTATATGAAGAAAGGAACATGA